In Actinoplanes derwentensis, the following proteins share a genomic window:
- a CDS encoding trypsin-like serine peptidase: MRRKAGIVIGACAALVLAGSAGALVARTSENPAGTWNEAAAAVPRTVDTPVAENTTTPATPVTSATPATVIPSHVTSTTVAPPAPPAPPASRAPKKKTKSESARRPLESATVPPAGRQRIGSLQRVDELLGYLAGPKRQEFAYPGASYVKVHFERLDMLPGDYVTVSNPAGTESYRYENDADGRWAMSVTGDTAIVEVHRESGATGTLSSLGVDIDQVARGDRLEHRREESVKVGPAGPGREESVCGTDTSSDAVCYESKDPIAYTKSKAIARLLINGTELCTGWRVGAKNRMITNNHCLTNSNEAYDTEVWFNYQCAKCGGSDVFKPTKVWGDKVLATDKTYDFTLFSVDGFDKIQKFGYLTLDTARPKRGQELYVPQHPAGEPAKIAGSKGEAASNCAVDNPDYTGYAAHSDVSYFCDTAGGSSGSPVISRATNRVVALHHFGGCPNSGVRGDLLAGRLRAYL, encoded by the coding sequence ATGCGACGCAAGGCAGGCATCGTCATCGGAGCGTGCGCCGCCCTGGTGCTGGCCGGTTCGGCCGGTGCGCTGGTGGCCCGGACCAGCGAGAACCCGGCCGGAACTTGGAACGAAGCCGCGGCGGCGGTGCCCCGGACAGTGGATACGCCGGTCGCCGAGAACACCACCACACCGGCCACACCAGTCACTTCGGCCACACCCGCCACCGTCATCCCCTCGCATGTCACGTCGACCACAGTGGCCCCGCCGGCCCCGCCGGCCCCGCCGGCCTCTCGGGCGCCGAAGAAGAAGACGAAGTCCGAATCGGCGCGCCGTCCTCTGGAGTCGGCGACCGTTCCACCGGCCGGGCGCCAGCGGATCGGCTCACTGCAGCGGGTCGACGAACTGCTCGGCTACCTGGCCGGCCCGAAACGCCAGGAGTTCGCCTATCCCGGTGCCTCGTACGTGAAAGTGCACTTCGAACGGCTCGACATGTTGCCCGGCGACTACGTGACCGTGTCTAATCCGGCCGGTACCGAGTCGTACCGCTACGAGAACGACGCCGACGGCCGCTGGGCCATGTCGGTCACCGGGGACACCGCGATCGTCGAGGTGCACCGCGAGTCCGGCGCCACCGGCACCCTCAGTAGCCTCGGTGTCGACATCGACCAGGTGGCGCGCGGTGACCGGCTGGAGCACCGGCGCGAGGAATCGGTCAAGGTCGGCCCGGCGGGACCTGGGCGCGAGGAATCCGTCTGCGGCACCGACACCTCGTCCGACGCGGTCTGTTACGAGTCGAAGGACCCGATCGCCTACACCAAGTCGAAGGCGATCGCCCGGCTGCTGATCAACGGTACCGAGCTGTGCACCGGCTGGCGGGTCGGCGCCAAGAACCGCATGATCACCAACAATCACTGCCTCACCAACTCGAACGAGGCGTACGACACCGAAGTGTGGTTCAACTACCAGTGCGCCAAGTGCGGTGGCTCCGACGTCTTCAAACCGACGAAAGTCTGGGGCGACAAGGTGCTGGCCACCGACAAGACGTACGACTTCACACTCTTCAGCGTCGACGGCTTCGACAAGATCCAGAAGTTCGGCTATCTCACCCTCGACACGGCCCGGCCCAAACGCGGCCAGGAGTTGTACGTCCCGCAGCACCCGGCCGGTGAACCCGCCAAGATCGCCGGCAGCAAGGGTGAGGCGGCCAGCAACTGCGCCGTCGACAATCCCGACTACACCGGTTACGCGGCCCACTCCGACGTCTCGTACTTCTGCGACACCGCCGGCGGCTCGTCCGGTTCACCGGTGATCTCCCGCGCCACCAACCGGGTGGTAGCGCTGCACCACTTCGGCGGCTGCCCCAACTCCGGCGTCCGCGGCGACTTGCTGGCCGGCCGGTTGCGCGCGTACCTCTAG
- a CDS encoding phosphatase PAP2 family protein translates to MNDKISRSWWPDLLALAAFAALTVALANGHLLSVDQRVADWALAGQSSPFYWTARVFNYLGQGAQVLMPVAVILTFLLWRRTRSIRAVLPFAAAFLLTMFTIGPAKIFFDRAAPRFDGPDKAILFNPAAFGDEAMSYPSGHVANSFVWYAVIAMLLAAVLNRSLSRRENLLVRALPVMIVFVTTVYTGFHWLTDSIAALFLGFVLARLLQRVPFDAIPLPRALGRWTQPAGLQ, encoded by the coding sequence GTGAACGACAAGATCAGCCGCTCCTGGTGGCCCGACCTGCTGGCCCTGGCCGCCTTCGCCGCGCTGACCGTGGCCCTGGCGAACGGTCACCTGCTGTCAGTGGACCAGCGGGTCGCCGACTGGGCCCTGGCCGGCCAGTCCAGCCCGTTCTACTGGACCGCCCGAGTCTTCAACTACCTGGGCCAGGGCGCGCAGGTGCTGATGCCGGTGGCGGTGATCCTGACGTTCCTGCTGTGGCGCCGGACCCGCTCGATCCGCGCGGTGCTGCCGTTCGCGGCAGCCTTCTTGTTGACCATGTTCACGATCGGCCCGGCGAAGATCTTCTTCGACCGGGCGGCCCCGCGATTCGACGGGCCCGACAAGGCGATCCTGTTCAACCCGGCTGCTTTCGGCGATGAGGCGATGAGCTACCCGTCAGGCCACGTCGCCAACTCGTTCGTCTGGTACGCCGTGATCGCGATGCTTCTGGCCGCAGTCCTGAACCGCTCCCTTTCCCGTAGGGAGAACCTGCTGGTCCGGGCCCTTCCTGTGATGATCGTCTTCGTCACCACGGTCTACACCGGCTTCCACTGGCTCACCGACTCGATCGCCGCCCTCTTCCTCGGCTTCGTCCTGGCCCGCCTCCTGCAGCGCGTTCCGTTCGACGCCATCCCCCTGCCGCGGGCACTGGGGCGCTGGACCCAGCCCGCCGGATTGCAGTGA
- the nagA gene encoding N-acetylglucosamine-6-phosphate deacetylase, whose translation MTRVSGRIVTPDAVVTGHLDLDDDLIAAIVPDETAGDDVIVPGFVDLHCHGGGGHTFTTGSAPAAREAAAFHLRHGTTTIMASLVSSPFALMRSAVDDYRPLVDDGTLAGIHFEGPYLSGIRCGAQNPAFLRDPSMAEITELVSEGSGVVRMMTIAPELPGALEAITYLRDHDVLAAIGHTDATYDQTHAGVAAGATVATHLFNGMRPLHHREPGPVVGLLSSTATVELIADNIHLHPGMLAFAARDAGPDRAILITDAMDATGMPDGRYELGGQEVIVADRVARLAVNGSIAGSTLTMDVALRNAVTAGLPLIDAARMASTTPARLLGLTKTLGALTPGLRADLVILTPDLTLKSVLRSGTRIS comes from the coding sequence GTGACCCGCGTCTCCGGCCGGATCGTCACCCCCGACGCCGTCGTCACCGGGCATCTGGACCTCGACGACGACCTGATCGCGGCGATCGTGCCGGACGAAACCGCGGGCGACGACGTGATCGTGCCCGGCTTCGTCGACCTGCACTGCCACGGCGGCGGCGGGCACACGTTCACCACCGGCTCGGCCCCGGCGGCCCGCGAGGCGGCCGCCTTCCACCTGCGGCACGGGACCACGACGATCATGGCCAGCCTGGTCAGTTCGCCCTTCGCCCTGATGCGCTCGGCGGTGGACGACTACCGGCCGCTGGTCGACGACGGGACACTCGCCGGGATCCACTTCGAGGGGCCGTACCTCTCCGGGATCCGGTGCGGGGCGCAGAACCCGGCGTTTCTACGGGACCCGTCGATGGCCGAGATCACCGAACTGGTTTCGGAAGGCTCCGGGGTGGTTCGGATGATGACCATCGCCCCGGAGCTGCCCGGTGCCCTGGAAGCCATCACCTACCTGCGGGACCACGATGTGCTGGCGGCGATCGGGCACACCGACGCGACGTACGACCAGACCCACGCCGGAGTGGCGGCCGGAGCGACCGTCGCCACCCACCTGTTCAACGGCATGCGCCCACTGCACCACCGCGAACCCGGCCCGGTCGTCGGCCTGCTCTCCTCCACCGCCACCGTCGAACTGATCGCCGACAACATCCACCTGCACCCCGGGATGCTGGCGTTCGCCGCCCGCGACGCCGGCCCGGACCGCGCCATCCTGATCACCGACGCGATGGACGCCACCGGCATGCCCGACGGCCGGTACGAACTGGGCGGCCAGGAAGTGATCGTCGCCGACCGGGTGGCCCGCCTTGCTGTGAACGGCTCGATCGCTGGCAGCACCCTGACCATGGACGTGGCCCTGCGCAACGCGGTCACCGCCGGCCTGCCCTTGATCGACGCGGCCCGGATGGCCTCGACCACCCCGGCCCGGCTGCTCGGCCTCACCAAGACCCTCGGCGCCCTGACCCCCGGCCTCCGAGCCGACCTGGTGATCCTGACCCCCGACCTGACCCTGAAGTCGGTCCTCCGATCCGGCACCCGGATCAGCTGA
- a CDS encoding ROK family protein: MVVALDVGGTGMKCALVRPDGTVHHEERHPTRAERGPEAVTETILSVASALADRARAQGFTPVAAGIAVPGVVDELNGVAVWSSNIGFRDVPLRDLAVRRLGLPTALGHDVRVGALAEARLGAGRGRRHVLFVAIGTGIAGGLIVDGTGYPGAHGAAGELGHIVIRPGGALCGCGQRGCLESEASAKSVGRRYAELSGEPGATAFDVATRAARGDELARRVWQDAVDALADGLLIAQTLYDAGVIVLGGGLAEARDDLLLPVREAFAKRVTFHRTPEIVRAELGDAAGCLGSALLALDSLKEAS, translated from the coding sequence ATGGTCGTCGCCCTCGACGTGGGCGGCACGGGTATGAAGTGCGCACTGGTTCGCCCGGACGGCACGGTCCACCACGAGGAACGCCACCCGACCCGGGCCGAACGCGGCCCGGAGGCGGTCACCGAGACGATCCTGTCGGTGGCTTCGGCACTGGCGGACCGGGCTCGCGCGCAAGGGTTCACCCCGGTCGCGGCCGGGATCGCCGTGCCGGGTGTCGTCGACGAGTTGAACGGCGTCGCGGTGTGGTCGTCGAACATCGGCTTCCGCGACGTACCGCTGCGGGATCTCGCCGTGCGCCGCCTCGGGCTGCCCACCGCCCTCGGCCACGACGTGCGTGTCGGGGCCCTGGCCGAAGCCCGCCTGGGTGCCGGCCGGGGACGACGGCACGTGCTGTTCGTGGCCATCGGCACCGGAATCGCCGGCGGGCTCATCGTCGACGGCACCGGCTACCCCGGGGCGCACGGCGCGGCCGGCGAACTGGGCCACATCGTGATCCGCCCCGGCGGCGCGCTGTGTGGCTGCGGCCAGCGCGGATGCCTGGAGTCGGAGGCGTCGGCCAAATCCGTCGGGCGGCGGTACGCGGAACTGTCCGGTGAACCCGGTGCCACCGCGTTCGACGTGGCCACCCGGGCCGCGCGCGGCGACGAACTGGCCCGCCGGGTCTGGCAGGACGCCGTCGACGCCCTCGCCGACGGGCTGCTGATCGCGCAGACGCTCTACGACGCCGGCGTGATCGTGCTCGGCGGCGGACTCGCCGAAGCCCGCGACGACCTGCTGCTCCCGGTCCGGGAAGCATTCGCCAAGCGGGTCACCTTCCACCGCACCCCCGAGATCGTCCGGGCCGAACTGGGCGACGCCGCCGGCTGCCTGGGCTCCGCCCTACTCGCGCTCGACTCCCTGAAGGAGGCCTCGTGA
- a CDS encoding SIS domain-containing protein, protein MSHVKTEIATQPECWRQAAKLAGSPGLPARGERVAVVGCGTSWFMAKAYAALREQTGHGETDAFQASDFPFGRRYDRLVAITRSGTTTETLGVMRTVNANTPVTVLTADRSEPAAQIAGDAVVLDFADEKSVVQTRFATSVLATLRAHLGHDIEAAAADAEVAIRLPLPVHPSLVDQITFIGQGWTVGLAEEAALKCRETAGFWTESYPAMDYRHGPIAIAGPRRVVWSFGDVPAGLAEEVEHTGAAFVHSRHHGGYGAIGRWTTGRAPLDPMADLILAQRVALALATTQGVDPDHPRNLSRSVVLT, encoded by the coding sequence ATGAGCCATGTCAAAACGGAGATCGCCACACAACCCGAGTGCTGGCGGCAAGCGGCGAAACTAGCCGGGTCACCGGGGCTTCCCGCCCGCGGCGAACGGGTCGCCGTCGTCGGTTGCGGGACCTCCTGGTTCATGGCCAAGGCGTACGCGGCGCTCCGCGAACAGACCGGGCACGGCGAGACCGACGCGTTCCAGGCCTCCGACTTCCCCTTCGGGCGGCGCTACGACCGGCTCGTCGCGATCACCCGATCGGGCACCACCACCGAGACCCTCGGCGTGATGCGCACCGTCAACGCGAACACCCCGGTCACCGTCCTCACCGCCGACCGCTCCGAACCGGCTGCCCAGATCGCCGGTGACGCCGTCGTGCTCGACTTCGCCGACGAGAAGTCGGTCGTGCAGACCCGGTTCGCCACCAGCGTGCTCGCCACCCTGCGCGCCCACCTCGGCCACGACATCGAGGCCGCCGCGGCCGACGCCGAAGTGGCGATCCGCCTGCCCCTGCCGGTGCACCCGTCACTGGTCGACCAGATCACCTTCATCGGCCAGGGCTGGACCGTCGGGCTCGCCGAGGAGGCCGCGCTGAAGTGCCGCGAGACCGCCGGATTCTGGACCGAGTCGTACCCGGCCATGGACTACCGGCACGGGCCCATCGCGATCGCCGGGCCGCGCCGCGTGGTCTGGTCGTTCGGTGACGTCCCGGCCGGGCTCGCCGAAGAGGTGGAGCACACCGGTGCCGCCTTCGTGCACAGCCGGCATCACGGCGGTTACGGCGCGATCGGCCGCTGGACCACCGGCCGCGCGCCGCTGGACCCGATGGCCGACCTGATCCTGGCCCAGCGGGTCGCCCTGGCCTTGGCCACCACTCAGGGCGTCGACCCCGACCACCCCCGCAATCTCAGCCGTTCCGTCGTCCTCACGTGA
- a CDS encoding DeoR/GlpR family DNA-binding transcription regulator, producing MDRYARWNALLELLTESGRVTVEEASERLEVSQATIRRDFDQLAQQQMITRTRGGAVANGVSYDLPLRYKSAKHSAEKQRIGEAAARLVTPGTVVGLNGGTTITEVARALAVRPDLNAGGEGSQLTVVTNALNIANELLLRSRMKIVVAGGVVRPQSFEVVGPLGGALLKEVTLDIVLLGVDALDVELGAASHHEGEASMNSLMVARAKRVVVIADSSKLGGHAFARICPIAKVETLVTDSGAPAATIAAFREAGVDVITA from the coding sequence GTGGACCGGTACGCGCGGTGGAATGCCCTGCTCGAGCTACTCACCGAGAGCGGCCGGGTGACGGTCGAAGAGGCTTCGGAACGTCTCGAGGTGTCGCAAGCCACCATCCGCCGCGACTTCGATCAGCTCGCGCAGCAACAGATGATCACTCGGACCCGGGGCGGTGCGGTCGCCAACGGCGTGTCCTACGACCTGCCGCTGCGGTACAAGAGCGCCAAGCACTCGGCCGAGAAGCAGCGCATCGGTGAGGCCGCCGCACGTCTCGTCACCCCCGGCACGGTTGTCGGGCTGAACGGCGGCACCACCATCACCGAGGTCGCCCGGGCCCTCGCGGTCCGCCCCGACCTCAACGCCGGTGGCGAGGGTTCCCAGCTCACGGTCGTCACCAACGCCCTGAACATCGCCAACGAGCTGCTGCTCCGCTCCCGGATGAAGATCGTGGTAGCCGGTGGGGTGGTCCGCCCGCAGTCGTTCGAGGTGGTCGGCCCGCTGGGTGGGGCGCTCCTCAAGGAGGTCACCCTCGACATCGTGCTGCTCGGCGTCGACGCCCTGGACGTGGAGCTGGGCGCGGCCTCGCACCACGAGGGCGAGGCGTCGATGAACAGCCTGATGGTGGCCCGGGCCAAGCGGGTCGTGGTGATCGCCGACTCGTCCAAGCTGGGCGGTCACGCCTTCGCCCGGATCTGCCCGATCGCCAAGGTGGAGACCCTGGTCACCGACTCGGGTGCCCCGGCCGCGACGATCGCCGCCTTCCGGGAGGCCGGTGTGGACGTCATCACGGCATAA